The following are encoded together in the Tatumella ptyseos genome:
- a CDS encoding NUDIX hydrolase, which produces MSNTAHITVAAALILDDRQNILLVRKAGSPFFMQPGGKIDAGETPEEALIRELHEELQMEVTQDELVAMGCFHDIAANEAQHQLTAHLFGIQRKSFTPIPAAEIEEARWLSQEASREVKLAPLTEHQILPLAWPSR; this is translated from the coding sequence ATGTCCAATACAGCCCATATCACTGTTGCTGCCGCACTCATACTTGATGATCGTCAGAACATCTTACTGGTAAGAAAGGCCGGTTCGCCTTTTTTCATGCAGCCTGGGGGGAAAATTGATGCTGGCGAAACGCCTGAAGAGGCCTTAATAAGAGAGTTACATGAGGAACTGCAGATGGAAGTGACTCAAGATGAACTGGTCGCTATGGGGTGTTTCCATGATATAGCGGCGAATGAAGCACAACATCAGCTGACAGCACATCTGTTTGGTATACAGCGGAAATCATTTACGCCTATTCCGGCCGCCGAGATAGAGGAAGCACGCTGGTTGTCACAGGAAGCCAGTCGGGAGGTTAAGTTAGCGCCACTCACCGAACATCAGATCCTACCCCTAGCTTGGCCTAGCCGCTGA
- a CDS encoding FecCD family ABC transporter permease, with the protein MRVSLNRQTALLLFIILLVISALGATQLGAMKLSLREIWSEPFDSIVWQVWLTIRVPRVLLALLIGAALAVSGTIMQGLFRNPLADPGLLGISSGAGLIVALALLLPLQLPLFASLWLPVIAAFIGSLLVTLLIFQLNKVSQGQLSRLLLLGIAINALSGSLIGVLSWLSNDQQLRQLSLWGMGSLAQAQWSVVGLCAVIIIPTSLLLLRSARALNLLQLGEEDAFYSGLDVLRTQQYLLIGNALLVGTAVSFTGIIGFIGLVIPHLVRMVFGSDHRWLLPGSIIVGGLLLLVSDTLARTLVQPAEMPVGLLTSLLGAPWFFILILKRLKASYV; encoded by the coding sequence ATGCGCGTCAGCCTTAATCGTCAAACCGCGCTGCTACTCTTTATTATCTTGCTAGTGATCAGTGCTCTAGGAGCAACCCAGCTTGGTGCGATGAAGCTCTCACTAAGGGAAATATGGTCGGAGCCTTTTGATAGCATTGTATGGCAAGTATGGTTAACCATCCGGGTGCCGAGAGTATTACTCGCCTTGCTGATTGGTGCCGCGTTAGCGGTATCAGGGACGATTATGCAGGGGTTGTTTCGCAATCCTCTCGCGGATCCTGGGCTGCTAGGAATTAGTAGCGGTGCAGGTCTTATAGTCGCATTGGCACTGCTCTTACCGCTACAATTACCCCTCTTTGCCAGTTTATGGCTACCGGTCATTGCTGCTTTTATCGGTAGTCTACTGGTCACCTTATTAATTTTTCAATTAAATAAGGTGAGTCAAGGGCAGCTCTCCCGATTACTGCTGCTAGGCATTGCCATCAATGCGCTGTCAGGATCGTTGATCGGCGTACTGTCGTGGCTGAGCAACGATCAACAGTTGCGGCAACTCTCGCTTTGGGGAATGGGCTCTTTAGCCCAAGCGCAATGGTCTGTGGTGGGGCTTTGTGCGGTGATTATCATACCCACCAGCTTATTACTGTTACGTTCGGCTCGAGCCTTGAATCTCTTACAGTTAGGGGAAGAGGATGCCTTCTACAGTGGCTTAGATGTGCTACGGACTCAGCAATATCTGTTAATCGGTAATGCCTTACTGGTGGGAACCGCAGTTTCTTTTACCGGTATTATTGGTTTTATTGGTTTAGTGATCCCGCATTTAGTCAGAATGGTATTCGGTAGCGATCACCGTTGGTTACTGCCGGGGTCGATCATTGTTGGCGGATTACTATTACTGGTATCAGATACGTTGGCGCGCACACTCGTGCAACCTGCCGAAATGCCAGTGGGCTTGCTGACCAGTCTATTGGGTGCGCCATGGTTTTTTATCTTGATTCTTAAACGCTTAAAGGCCAGCTATGTCTAG
- a CDS encoding heme ABC transporter ATP-binding protein, whose protein sequence is MSSTLVAKQLGLRIGSRTLINPLNLECHLGEFITIMGPNGAGKSTLLRLLTGFLGATEGECLLAGKSYAQWDRRQLAGQRAVMRQHNQLAFAMSAEEVILLGISQYTTRRQRAILEQVVALIGCQALRDRNYATLSGGEQQQIQLARVLAQLWKEDEPEGWLFLDEPTSALDLFHQQHLLRLLHHLTRNGRLMVCAVLHDVNLAATWSDRILVMKQGSLVADGSVQQVLTESQLTAWYQAELSVIQPASSSHPIVLLNK, encoded by the coding sequence ATGTCTAGCACTCTCGTCGCCAAGCAGCTGGGGCTGCGGATCGGTTCGCGCACTTTAATTAACCCCTTGAATCTTGAGTGTCATCTGGGTGAGTTTATTACGATTATGGGTCCAAATGGTGCTGGGAAGTCGACCCTATTACGCCTATTGACGGGTTTTCTCGGTGCAACAGAAGGGGAGTGTCTATTAGCCGGAAAATCCTATGCGCAGTGGGATAGGCGGCAACTTGCGGGGCAGCGAGCCGTCATGCGCCAGCATAATCAGTTAGCTTTTGCCATGTCGGCTGAAGAGGTGATCCTCTTAGGGATCAGCCAGTATACGACGCGACGACAACGCGCGATATTGGAGCAAGTCGTTGCATTAATCGGTTGCCAAGCCCTCCGCGATCGTAATTATGCAACCCTCTCCGGTGGTGAGCAGCAGCAGATTCAGTTAGCCAGAGTCTTGGCGCAGCTTTGGAAAGAGGATGAACCCGAGGGCTGGTTATTTCTCGATGAGCCGACCTCAGCCTTAGATCTTTTTCATCAACAACACCTGCTTCGGTTACTCCATCACTTAACACGAAATGGGAGGCTGATGGTCTGCGCAGTGCTGCATGATGTCAATTTGGCGGCAACCTGGTCTGATAGAATCCTGGTCATGAAGCAGGGATCGTTAGTAGCGGATGGCTCAGTGCAACAGGTATTAACCGAATCACAGCTAACGGCATGGTATCAGGCTGAATTAAGCGTTATCCAGCCTGCCTCATCTTCGCATCCGATTGTATTACTGAATAAGTAA
- a CDS encoding hemin-degrading factor codes for MNKQYLDYLALKTEHPHLYARDLAAMMGLSEAELTLIRCGHDAHSLQPEFEALLKGLAAVGEIKSLVRNDYAVHEQIGRYENLHFGPHAGLVLNPRALDQRFFPQQWQSVFALTELSATGERQSVQIFDAQGDAVVKIYAIPQTDAAAWQALVSQWQQVAPTTLALQPRPAVTEPTDIDSHTVEQEWRAMTDVHQFFQLLRRHQLTRQHAFQLVSDDLARQVSNDSFALLLERVQQQQNEIMIFVGNRGCTQIFTGRLAKVVEMKGWLNIFNDQFTLHLQDKKIAETWITRKPTKDGHVTSLELFAEDGTQIAQLYGQRTEGQPEQEMWRQQLEELAGVLC; via the coding sequence ATGAATAAACAGTATCTTGATTATTTAGCGTTAAAAACGGAACACCCACACTTATATGCCCGTGACCTCGCAGCGATGATGGGGCTAAGTGAAGCTGAGTTAACCTTGATCCGTTGTGGTCACGATGCTCACTCCCTACAGCCTGAATTTGAAGCACTGCTCAAAGGCTTGGCAGCGGTTGGCGAAATCAAAAGTTTGGTACGTAACGATTATGCCGTCCATGAGCAAATTGGGCGGTACGAGAATCTACATTTTGGCCCGCATGCGGGATTAGTGTTAAATCCCCGTGCTCTCGATCAGCGCTTTTTCCCTCAACAATGGCAGAGTGTCTTTGCTTTAACAGAGTTGAGCGCTACAGGGGAAAGACAAAGTGTGCAGATCTTCGATGCTCAGGGTGATGCAGTCGTTAAAATTTATGCCATCCCGCAAACGGATGCCGCGGCTTGGCAAGCCTTAGTGAGTCAGTGGCAGCAGGTAGCTCCTACGACCCTTGCCCTACAACCTCGTCCCGCGGTCACTGAACCAACGGATATCGATTCGCACACCGTAGAGCAAGAGTGGCGAGCGATGACCGATGTACATCAATTTTTCCAATTATTACGTCGCCATCAGCTGACTCGTCAACATGCCTTCCAGTTAGTCAGCGATGATCTGGCGCGACAAGTCAGTAACGATAGCTTCGCGTTATTGCTAGAGCGTGTTCAACAGCAGCAAAACGAGATCATGATTTTTGTTGGGAACCGCGGTTGTACGCAGATATTCACTGGCCGTTTAGCCAAAGTGGTAGAAATGAAAGGTTGGTTAAATATCTTTAACGACCAGTTTACGCTTCATCTTCAAGATAAAAAAATCGCTGAAACCTGGATCACTCGTAAGCCCACCAAGGATGGACATGTCACTAGTCTGGAGCTTTTTGCTGAAGATGGTACGCAGATCGCTCAACTTTACGGACAGAGGACCGAAGGTCAACCAGAGCAGGAAATGTGGCGTCAACAGCTTGAGGAATTAGCCGGAGTACTTTGCTAA
- a CDS encoding beta-glucosidase family protein: protein MSFPWQKPGLTADEQAAAVVAEMTTDEKFAWLSGPMAIPLSKEDKLPPEAIGSAAYYPAIPRLGIPALQQSDASLGVSALGGVRPGDHSTALASSLALGASFDPELAQATGEMLGREAFGKGFNVQLAGGANLIREPRGGRNFEYISEDPLLTGVMAGFSVRGIQSQHVVSTVKHFAVNAQETGRVLADSRISESALRESDLLAFELAIEIGKPGAVMPGYNLVNGDWASENHFLLSQVLKGDWQYPGWVMSDWGATHSATKAVRAGLDVQSGANLDQCVWFDQPLRHAIDQGEIPATQIDNMIQRILRSLFACGAIQHPAQRGNNIDYSWHQLIAQREAEQGIVLLKNENQTLPLPPELARIVVVGAHADKGVLAGGGSSAVTPQQSLQLEGVDFMGIQTPKVYHPSSPLAAIRRNSLAKQVDFISGESIEDALEASQGSDAVIIFAEEWRSEALDAQGLELDDHQNQLIEQLSAVHPKVVVVLETGGAVALPWLDKVPALLEAWYPGLGGAEAIAGILFGRVNPAGRLPITFPAHAQQLPHPTQIDPSTTTSLPGVEIKGDIFPVDYDVEGADVGYRWFERQQHTPLFPFGYGLSYTQFRYEDLQLCQTVDDITASLTITNSGDRSGSDVIQVYLRPLSGRYPARLVAFRKVTLAAGETQRISLSLEPRVIAQWDSTQQHWSITEEDYIIYQATDAATPILSGKLRLAAKTFGYPLN from the coding sequence ATGTCTTTCCCCTGGCAAAAACCTGGCTTAACTGCCGATGAGCAAGCTGCGGCGGTCGTCGCTGAGATGACGACCGATGAAAAGTTTGCTTGGCTTTCTGGACCTATGGCTATCCCACTCAGTAAAGAGGATAAACTTCCGCCGGAGGCTATCGGATCAGCCGCTTATTATCCGGCTATCCCCCGCTTGGGGATCCCAGCGTTACAACAAAGTGATGCCAGTTTAGGGGTCAGTGCACTTGGGGGCGTGCGTCCGGGCGATCATTCGACTGCGCTGGCCAGCAGTTTGGCCTTGGGTGCATCTTTTGATCCTGAGTTAGCACAGGCTACCGGAGAGATGCTCGGGCGTGAGGCCTTTGGTAAAGGTTTTAACGTGCAACTCGCCGGAGGCGCTAACCTCATTCGTGAACCTCGGGGTGGCCGTAACTTCGAATATATTTCCGAAGACCCCCTTCTCACAGGCGTGATGGCTGGTTTTAGTGTTCGGGGTATTCAATCCCAGCACGTCGTCTCCACTGTGAAACATTTTGCGGTTAATGCCCAGGAAACCGGCAGAGTGCTGGCCGACTCACGGATTAGCGAGTCGGCATTACGTGAATCTGATTTACTTGCCTTTGAATTAGCTATCGAGATCGGTAAGCCCGGCGCAGTGATGCCTGGTTATAACCTAGTGAATGGCGATTGGGCTTCTGAAAACCATTTTCTTTTATCGCAGGTATTGAAAGGCGATTGGCAATATCCCGGCTGGGTGATGTCTGACTGGGGAGCCACCCACTCGGCGACCAAAGCGGTACGAGCTGGACTCGATGTGCAATCAGGCGCCAATCTGGATCAATGTGTTTGGTTTGATCAACCGCTACGCCACGCTATCGATCAAGGCGAGATCCCCGCCACGCAGATTGACAACATGATCCAGCGGATCTTGCGCAGCCTATTTGCCTGTGGGGCGATTCAACACCCAGCTCAGCGCGGTAATAATATTGACTACAGTTGGCACCAGTTGATTGCCCAACGTGAGGCGGAACAAGGTATTGTTCTACTAAAAAATGAAAATCAGACCTTACCCTTGCCCCCAGAGTTAGCCCGTATCGTGGTAGTCGGTGCTCATGCCGATAAAGGTGTATTGGCGGGGGGTGGCTCCTCAGCGGTAACACCGCAACAGAGCTTGCAATTAGAAGGGGTAGATTTTATGGGGATTCAAACCCCCAAAGTCTATCACCCCAGCTCGCCACTCGCTGCCATCCGCCGTAACTCACTGGCGAAACAGGTCGATTTTATCTCCGGAGAGTCAATTGAGGATGCACTCGAGGCCAGCCAAGGAAGTGATGCGGTCATTATTTTCGCGGAAGAGTGGCGTTCAGAAGCGCTCGATGCACAAGGGTTAGAGCTTGATGATCATCAAAATCAATTGATCGAACAACTTTCCGCCGTCCACCCTAAGGTAGTCGTAGTGCTGGAAACCGGCGGGGCGGTAGCCTTACCTTGGCTGGATAAAGTGCCCGCCTTACTTGAGGCCTGGTATCCAGGTTTGGGTGGCGCGGAAGCTATTGCCGGCATATTATTTGGTCGCGTCAATCCTGCTGGACGTCTGCCTATTACCTTCCCAGCGCACGCGCAACAACTGCCGCATCCCACGCAAATCGATCCGAGTACAACGACTTCTCTACCTGGCGTTGAGATAAAAGGCGATATCTTCCCGGTTGATTATGATGTCGAGGGAGCAGACGTTGGTTATCGTTGGTTCGAACGCCAGCAGCATACACCTTTGTTCCCCTTCGGTTACGGCCTGTCTTATACACAATTTCGCTACGAAGATTTACAGCTTTGCCAAACTGTTGATGACATCACGGCTAGCTTAACCATAACCAACTCCGGTGACAGGAGCGGGAGCGACGTTATACAGGTCTATCTACGCCCCTTATCGGGCCGCTACCCTGCACGACTCGTTGCCTTTCGTAAGGTGACGTTGGCAGCCGGTGAAACCCAACGTATCAGCCTCAGCCTCGAGCCCCGCGTTATTGCACAATGGGACAGTACGCAACAGCATTGGTCGATTACTGAAGAAGACTACATTATCTACCAAGCAACTGACGCCGCCACCCCCATCCTCAGTGGTAAGCTAAGGTTGGCGGCTAAAACCTTTGGCTACCCGCTTAATTAA
- a CDS encoding metallophosphoesterase: MFSWITLLPALYIGGRFILPLPLPFILRLLFFIAVVLVAECHLVYKIVFGNRFAPEFPHGLMVAINFLFGTLIAFTLLLILCDIVSVGQFALHGTWPEHRTTHYILLVIALAIAGYATYQAVKVPRVKTVTLTIQNLPKAFDGYRVVQLTDLHASTLFTGRWMKKVVDRTNQLHADIVLFTGDVADGSIEKRYEDVAPLAELKAKQGRFAIPGNHEYYSGYLPWMERMEQLGFHELINSSVTVEKEGSKLSIAGVTDEAALRYDQAGPDLNLALTGVDRQSPIILLDHRPENARENLAQGVDLQLSGHTHGGMVYGLATIVKRANQGFSSGLYPIGQGYLYVSNGTGLWNGFALRLGYPSEITLFILKSDKA, encoded by the coding sequence GTGTTTTCCTGGATAACCCTTTTACCTGCGCTCTATATTGGTGGGCGATTTATCTTGCCACTTCCGCTTCCTTTCATCCTTCGGTTACTTTTTTTTATTGCCGTAGTCTTGGTTGCCGAGTGTCACCTCGTTTATAAAATCGTATTCGGTAACCGCTTCGCACCAGAATTTCCTCACGGCCTAATGGTCGCGATTAACTTTCTGTTCGGTACGCTTATCGCTTTCACCCTGTTGCTAATCCTCTGTGACATTGTTAGCGTTGGCCAGTTTGCCTTACATGGCACATGGCCAGAACACCGTACCACTCACTATATCTTGCTGGTTATTGCGCTAGCCATTGCCGGCTATGCCACTTACCAAGCGGTTAAAGTGCCACGGGTCAAAACTGTTACGTTAACCATTCAAAATTTGCCTAAAGCTTTCGATGGCTACCGCGTCGTGCAATTAACCGATTTACATGCCAGTACCCTCTTTACAGGGCGTTGGATGAAAAAAGTTGTCGACCGGACGAATCAGCTGCACGCTGATATCGTTTTATTTACTGGCGATGTTGCCGACGGGAGTATCGAAAAGCGCTATGAAGATGTGGCTCCGCTTGCCGAGCTGAAAGCTAAACAAGGGCGTTTTGCGATTCCGGGCAACCACGAATACTATTCAGGCTACTTACCATGGATGGAACGGATGGAGCAGTTGGGATTCCATGAATTAATTAACAGCTCAGTGACGGTCGAAAAAGAGGGCAGTAAGCTCTCTATCGCTGGTGTTACCGATGAAGCGGCTTTACGTTATGACCAGGCTGGCCCTGACCTAAACTTGGCACTGACAGGGGTTGACCGTCAATCTCCGATTATTCTATTGGATCATCGCCCGGAAAATGCCCGGGAAAATCTTGCTCAGGGGGTAGACCTACAGCTCTCAGGTCATACCCATGGTGGGATGGTTTATGGTCTTGCGACTATTGTAAAGCGCGCTAATCAAGGGTTTTCATCTGGACTCTATCCCATCGGTCAGGGGTATCTTTACGTCAGTAATGGGACAGGTTTATGGAATGGATTTGCCTTACGTTTAGGCTACCCTTCTGAAATTACGTTATTTATCTTAAAAAGTGACAAGGCCTAG
- a CDS encoding TonB-dependent receptor domain-containing protein, producing MRKHFKTSMPAGKPRLSLLALSLSSLYCCTATADNLPLTGQTKQSDTLVVTGVTPKIEANNKVVVSALQMQKNGSNDFGTLMRYQPLVSATGSSGGSGSGKSGFDRGGYTGYNIRGLESNRVGINVDGVSMPQATGRPYAGRTGVNSFGIGRDYIDPYLFSQMDIEAGATGVSQPNTSIGGVVAFHTKSADDYLSPTRQHYFGYQTDYDSSNRAWHNGITAAAGDDQLRGIFVYSRRDGQETRTQGQNQAWPENWHSDAFAASTIWQANDEHKLTASGNYYQKTSHTHFDTWNSGGSSVIGTSQQSSQTRRFGVALQDEYTPLNQWVDQLTSQIYWQKTQAHDNTFAPSDTLVPTRTLSDFNTNKFGFSSELAKSIGRHDIRAGLNGDIGRTERPFSQSPTPLVYYRVMQPQADSQTTTLGGFVEDKINGDWQGHHVALTPGIRVAYMKNKPRNLSSLAAGSSVLTEESVSTLYSSQSDTQFLPSLSFEYSLTPQLLTYIRYQRGAQFPEASQLYGSWNLGSSYAGTQQYALIGNNSLKTETSNDLEWGIKGQAVPGIDIHGSMFYNDYDNFIAYNRYTRSSSPSKFTNVPSNIYTVYQAENRDKAFIYGGELTTKIHYGEWFPEVNGLSTSFALGYTKGMSKSSLQGDKYVDLDSVAPMKAVVGVAWDDPAQRYGAAVTATFVKGKQAKQTTRDTTTTGSATESDSSKYLRIPGYGMVDMTAYWRITPTVKLSGGVYNLTNRKYWDYLSSRDLTTDTAQHQADIALATMPGRTFQLGLNVDF from the coding sequence ATGCGTAAACACTTCAAAACCTCCATGCCTGCGGGTAAACCGCGCTTATCTCTGTTAGCTCTCAGCCTGAGTAGCCTATATTGCTGTACCGCAACCGCCGATAATCTTCCGCTAACGGGACAAACTAAACAGAGCGATACTTTAGTTGTAACGGGCGTTACGCCGAAGATTGAGGCCAACAATAAGGTCGTTGTGAGCGCGCTACAGATGCAAAAAAATGGATCGAACGATTTCGGTACACTGATGCGTTACCAACCGCTGGTTAGCGCAACCGGGAGTAGCGGTGGTTCAGGCAGCGGAAAGAGTGGTTTCGACCGAGGAGGCTATACCGGTTACAACATTCGTGGTTTAGAAAGTAACCGTGTCGGGATTAATGTCGATGGGGTATCAATGCCACAAGCGACGGGACGGCCTTATGCCGGACGTACCGGGGTAAATAGCTTTGGTATTGGTCGTGATTATATCGATCCCTATCTTTTCAGCCAGATGGATATTGAAGCTGGCGCGACAGGCGTCTCGCAACCCAATACTTCGATTGGTGGAGTGGTCGCTTTCCATACCAAATCAGCAGATGACTACTTATCGCCGACTCGCCAGCACTACTTCGGTTATCAAACGGATTACGACTCGTCAAATCGTGCTTGGCATAATGGCATCACTGCGGCCGCAGGGGATGATCAACTAAGAGGGATTTTTGTTTATAGCCGACGTGATGGGCAAGAGACACGAACTCAAGGCCAAAATCAAGCATGGCCAGAGAACTGGCACTCTGATGCGTTTGCGGCCAGTACCATCTGGCAGGCAAATGATGAACATAAACTGACGGCGAGTGGAAATTACTACCAAAAAACCAGCCATACTCATTTCGACACGTGGAATTCGGGTGGCTCCTCTGTCATTGGTACGAGCCAACAATCAAGCCAAACCCGTCGTTTTGGCGTTGCCTTACAGGATGAATACACGCCACTGAATCAGTGGGTCGATCAGCTGACTAGCCAAATCTACTGGCAGAAGACCCAGGCGCATGATAATACCTTCGCTCCGAGTGATACACTGGTCCCGACTCGCACATTATCGGATTTTAATACCAATAAATTTGGCTTCTCGTCAGAGTTGGCAAAAAGCATTGGACGTCACGATATTCGTGCCGGGTTAAATGGCGATATCGGTCGTACAGAACGACCCTTTTCACAATCGCCTACCCCTCTCGTTTATTACCGTGTCATGCAACCGCAGGCTGATAGCCAAACCACTACGCTGGGCGGCTTTGTCGAAGATAAAATTAATGGTGACTGGCAGGGACACCATGTGGCACTTACCCCGGGTATCCGTGTTGCTTATATGAAAAATAAGCCTCGTAACCTGAGTAGCTTAGCAGCGGGAAGTAGCGTCTTAACCGAAGAGAGCGTCTCGACCCTCTATAGTAGCCAAAGTGACACACAGTTTTTACCATCGTTGAGTTTCGAATACTCACTGACGCCACAATTATTAACCTATATCCGTTACCAGCGCGGCGCCCAATTCCCTGAAGCGAGCCAGTTATACGGGTCTTGGAACTTAGGTTCCAGCTATGCTGGTACGCAACAATATGCCTTAATCGGTAATAATTCTCTTAAGACCGAGACCAGTAATGATCTTGAGTGGGGGATAAAGGGGCAAGCCGTACCGGGAATCGATATCCACGGTTCCATGTTCTATAACGATTACGATAACTTTATCGCTTATAACCGTTATACCCGCAGCAGCTCGCCGAGCAAATTTACCAATGTTCCGTCAAATATTTATACCGTTTATCAAGCAGAGAATCGCGATAAAGCCTTTATCTACGGTGGAGAGCTAACCACTAAAATTCATTATGGCGAGTGGTTCCCCGAGGTAAATGGGCTAAGCACAAGTTTTGCCTTGGGCTACACCAAAGGGATGTCTAAGTCCTCGTTACAAGGCGACAAATATGTCGATCTAGACAGTGTGGCGCCGATGAAAGCGGTGGTCGGTGTTGCTTGGGATGATCCTGCGCAACGCTATGGTGCAGCGGTTACTGCTACTTTTGTCAAAGGAAAACAGGCAAAACAGACGACGCGTGATACCACTACCACAGGTAGTGCGACAGAAAGTGATAGCAGTAAATACCTGCGTATCCCAGGTTACGGTATGGTGGATATGACGGCTTACTGGCGTATCACGCCTACGGTCAAACTCAGCGGTGGCGTCTATAACCTGACTAATCGCAAATATTGGGACTATTTAAGCAGCCGCGATTTAACTACTGATACGGCTCAACACCAAGCGGATATTGCGCTGGCGACCATGCCGGGGCGTACTTTCCAGCTCGGTCTTAATGTCGATTTCTAA
- a CDS encoding heme/hemin ABC transporter substrate-binding protein — MKFAILLLCLFTLPVTAAQRLVSIGGDVTEIIYALGSGDQLVGRDTTSQRPEASLKLPDVGYMRQLNSEGILALKPTVVLTNAQAQPSQVFQQIEKVGVKVVTVPATPDLSGIAVKVNTIAQALGKTTQAQPILQRLDQQLSMLQHPTAGIRHKALYIMANHGMQSLIAGKETAADVALRSAGLTNVMGQVAHYQQMSQEGVIAAAPEVVIIDQQSLQQMGGASQLWKLPGLALTPAGKAHRVVVIDQMALLGFGIDTPQAILKLRQDVAESYARQP, encoded by the coding sequence ATGAAATTCGCCATATTGCTACTCTGTTTATTTACGCTGCCGGTCACGGCAGCGCAACGGCTAGTCTCGATTGGCGGTGATGTGACCGAGATTATTTATGCGCTGGGCAGCGGTGACCAATTGGTGGGACGTGATACCACAAGTCAACGTCCTGAAGCCAGCCTTAAGCTGCCCGACGTTGGGTATATGCGCCAATTAAATAGTGAAGGAATATTGGCCCTCAAACCAACGGTAGTGTTGACCAATGCTCAAGCTCAGCCTTCTCAGGTCTTCCAACAGATCGAAAAGGTCGGTGTTAAAGTCGTGACCGTTCCTGCGACGCCAGACTTGTCAGGCATTGCCGTGAAGGTCAACACTATTGCACAAGCGCTAGGAAAAACCACGCAAGCTCAACCGATTTTACAGCGCTTAGATCAACAACTCAGCATGCTACAACATCCTACTGCGGGTATCCGTCATAAAGCGCTCTATATTATGGCGAATCACGGAATGCAAAGCTTAATCGCCGGGAAAGAGACGGCTGCAGATGTTGCTCTACGCAGTGCAGGGTTAACCAACGTGATGGGGCAAGTCGCCCACTACCAGCAAATGTCTCAAGAAGGCGTCATTGCCGCCGCACCTGAAGTGGTTATCATTGATCAACAGTCGCTTCAGCAAATGGGTGGCGCAAGTCAGCTTTGGAAGCTGCCTGGATTGGCCTTGACGCCTGCCGGAAAGGCTCACCGTGTTGTCGTCATCGACCAAATGGCGCTGCTAGGTTTTGGGATCGATACGCCACAGGCTATTCTTAAACTTCGTCAAGATGTGGCAGAGAGTTATGCGCGTCAGCCTTAA
- a CDS encoding NAD(P)-dependent alcohol dehydrogenase, whose protein sequence is MQNEIKALGTESASHPLKVLGIHRRALRADDVAMDILYCGICHSDLHQIKNDFGGTTYPVVPGHEIVGRVTAVGSEVKNFKVGDYAAVGCIVDSCGECPACSRDLQQFCEVGTTLSFGTPDPILGGMTYGGFSQTYVCREKYTLKMPNFSDMAAAAPLLCAGITVYSPLKHWQAGAGKVVGILGIGGLGHVAIKIARAMGAHVVVFTTSQQKVEDAKRLGAHEAVLSTDKDQMAALAGRVDIMIDTVSAKHDVNQFLNTLAIDGTLVLVGIPPEPLEIGAFNVVKGRRSFAGSNIGGIRETQEMLDFCAEHDITAEIEVVNADQINEAFDRLEKGDVKYRFVVDMATLSA, encoded by the coding sequence ATGCAAAATGAAATTAAAGCATTGGGAACTGAATCAGCTTCTCATCCCCTAAAAGTTTTAGGTATTCATCGTCGAGCATTGCGGGCTGATGATGTTGCGATGGATATTTTATATTGTGGAATTTGTCACTCTGATCTTCACCAGATCAAAAACGATTTTGGTGGCACGACGTATCCGGTAGTACCTGGACATGAAATAGTGGGTCGCGTTACGGCGGTCGGGTCAGAGGTGAAAAATTTCAAAGTGGGCGATTATGCAGCGGTCGGCTGTATTGTGGACTCTTGTGGGGAGTGCCCAGCGTGTTCAAGAGACTTACAACAGTTCTGTGAAGTCGGGACAACTCTCTCTTTCGGCACACCTGATCCTATTTTAGGCGGGATGACCTATGGGGGATTCTCACAAACCTACGTCTGTCGTGAGAAATATACTTTAAAAATGCCCAACTTCTCCGATATGGCAGCCGCTGCACCCTTACTCTGTGCCGGCATTACGGTTTATTCGCCGCTAAAACATTGGCAGGCGGGAGCCGGTAAGGTGGTTGGTATCTTGGGGATAGGGGGCTTGGGGCATGTGGCAATTAAAATAGCCCGTGCAATGGGCGCTCATGTGGTCGTCTTCACTACGTCACAGCAGAAAGTTGAGGATGCTAAACGATTGGGAGCGCACGAAGCCGTGTTATCCACAGATAAAGACCAGATGGCGGCGTTAGCGGGGCGTGTAGATATTATGATTGATACCGTATCGGCAAAACACGACGTTAATCAATTCCTCAATACTCTTGCTATCGATGGTACCTTGGTATTAGTCGGTATTCCCCCAGAGCCTCTAGAGATAGGCGCCTTTAATGTCGTTAAAGGACGTCGAAGCTTCGCTGGATCGAATATCGGTGGAATTCGTGAAACACAAGAAATGCTCGATTTCTGTGCCGAGCATGATATTACGGCAGAGATTGAAGTCGTTAACGCTGACCAAATCAATGAGGCGTTTGATCGTCTGGAAAAGGGTGATGTGAAATACCGCTTTGTGGTGGATATGGCCACGTTGAGCGCGTAG